Proteins encoded by one window of Salvia splendens isolate huo1 chromosome 7, SspV2, whole genome shotgun sequence:
- the LOC121811402 gene encoding uncharacterized protein LOC121811402 gives MQFKGILGRKSLHDYKLHSNALFLRNESPVDTPPIVIMEPLRVRADQCTDGGEHLKSRQTPRKTGAELPPRPELKAKKPNEKSAVDHSSKQKLDKRTLARPVKKAALDSLSTTRTSQPKPLPPQIQKKEVPKIRKPKDAKPQRSDKTQDVTKLSAVKTVRGNNVSKSLVARGKVAAADKDMKPTPLSRTVPKKSPRKGESNSKPSPHVVETIVSEFVLKNTEPKQATEEVAKAYNVSDSSTNAASSPRDASDVTTKDDPHHIENDTLFPSLDSDQIKGCKILMNSRYLLLRSASFLNHVEELFDTGTHDSTVFQSSVDSEGLYDALLLDCAKEILERKSLSCRGTRNLWSQNPLRRPKYHSSIEQLVEEIADIIEDLQNYSEVCGNIVVIDSIYPMLDKDLRRNEEVTGAWDSGWRKGYAMEAVDEVMHEVEEQVLSEIVADVITEIMQ, from the exons ATGCAGTTTAAGGGGATTTTGGGGAGAAAGTCTTTACATGATTACAAGTTGCATTCTAATGCGTTGTTCTTGAGGAATGAATCGCCTGTTGATACCCCGCCTATCGTGATCATGGAGCCTCTTCGTGTTCGTGCTGATCAGTGTACCGATGGTGGGGAGCACCTCAAGAGTCGACAAACGCCAAGAAAGACGGGGGCAGAGCTTCCACCTAGACCAGAGTTGAAGGCAAAGAAGCCTAATGAGAAATCTGCAGTAGATCATTCTTCAAAACAGAAGCTCGATAAGAGAACTCTAGCGAGGCCAGTAAAGAAAGCAGCACTAGATAGCCtctctacgacgaggacgagcCAACCGAAGCCTCTTCCTCCACAAATACAGAAGAAAGAAGTTCCCAAAATAAGGAAACCAAAAGATGCTAAGCCTCAAAGGTCTGATAAAACTCAAGATGTAACCAAACTTTCTGCAGTGAAGACTGTGAGAGGAAACAATGTCTCTAAAAGTCTGGTTGCTAGAGGAAAGGTTGCAGCCGCAGATAAGGACATGAAACCGACACCTCTTAGTCGAACTGTTCCAAAGAAGAGTCCGCGGAAAGGTGAATCCAATAGCAAGCCCTCACCACATGTA GTTGAAACTATCGTCAGCGAGTTCGTGCTGAAGAATACAGAACCAAAACAAGCTACTGAGGAAGTGGCTAAAGCTTATAATGTGTCTG ATAGTTCAACGAATGCAGCAAGTTCTCCTAGAGATGCTTCGGACGTAACTACCAAGGATGATCCCCATCATATTGAAAATGACACTTTGTTTCCAAGTTTAGATTCAGATCAGATCAAAGGCTGCAAAATCCTAATGAATTCAAGATATTTACTCCTAAGAAGTGCTTCATTTCTCAATCATGTAGAGGAGCTCTTCGACACAGGCACTCATGACTCTACAGTCTTTCAAAGTTCAGTTGATAGTGAAGGGCTTTATGATGCTCTTCTCCTCGACTGTgcaaaagaaatactagagcgTAAGAGCCTAAGCTGCAGGGGCACGAGAAATCTTTGGTCACAAAACCCCTTGAGAAGGCCGAAATACCATTCATCTATAGAGCAGTTGGTAGAGGAGATAGCTGATATCATTGAAGATTTGCAAAACTACAGTGAAGTTTGTGGAAATATAGTTGTCATAGACAGCATATACCCGATGCTGGACAAAGACCTAAGGCGGAATGAAGAGGTGACAGGTGCTTGGGATTCTGGCTGGAGGAAGGGATATGCAATGGAAGCAGTTGATGAAGTGATGCATGAAGTGGAAGAGCAAGTTTTGAGTGAAATAGTAGCTGATGTGATTACAGAAATTATGCAATAA